The window GGAGACGATTAAGAAGGCGCCGGAGAAGAGGACGAGGATGAAGATGAGTAGGTCGAGGGTGGCGGAGGGGGAGTGGCGGCAGAGGGAGGGGCAATTTGAGGAATTTAGGGGGTAGGGCGCGGGGGTTTTGGGAATTGGGGTTTTTTTGAGGGAGGAGGAAGGGGCCATGGCGGTGATGAAGTGGTGGAGATGGCGCATGTTAGTGATAAAAGGGATTTCAGGTGGAAAAGTTGGGGAGAGTGGGGGTGGTGCGCATGTTAGCCGGGGGAGGCCGCGGAGGGGTAGTGCGTACGTTACTGGAGTCGTTCCGTTCAAGAACCCTTTGCCTTGCAGAAATTAATATAGctatttaattttggtttgtgAAAGTGAAAATTCTTGTAGATTTTAATGCTCTTTGCGTCTTCAaacttaattttcaaatattgtcTTTGCCTAATTTACATATCTTAaacttaattttgaattggTTTTCTGCGTTACAGATTAGTTGGATTTAACCTAACTATACTTAAGACTTTGAAATGTACAATAATTAGACGTGCCGaattgtattaatataaaGAGGGAacatttagagcatccacaatgccggctagccgaaccattgcagtTGGCCAGCGGCGAATCGGCCAgaaaatcggcgtgggctagccgattcaggggcgctggccgccattgtggcgtgccgatcagCCAACGcctattttcgtttttttttcttaaaattttttgaaaacctatatatacgcgacCACTTGTTGCTAATccagttttctctctctctaactttccgtacaagagcatcatcgagcatggacaacaacaacgagcACAGGGCCGGGCAACGATGCTTTCATACGCCCATCTGGCATCTCGGATCCGACGGGCCATGGGCTGCAGATGGGCCTGTGGTTTAACGGCCCCTTGGGGGCAgctgatggggatgatggcggGAGCGCCGGGGAGGATGCAAGGGGGGAACCAGGGGGCATATACCGTGGGGGATGCCGGGCGGGGGACGGGGGAGCCAGGGGAGCGGCGAGCAGCCAACGCCGGGGGCGGGGAGGTATGCTCCAGATGTAGCAGCaaatgatggggatgatgtggcagggaGGGATGCAGCACGGCATATGCATCCCTGGATGCAGGGGCCACCGGGGGAGAACACTCGCCTATCGtccctctcttgatttttttgat is drawn from Salvia hispanica cultivar TCC Black 2014 chromosome 6, UniMelb_Shisp_WGS_1.0, whole genome shotgun sequence and contains these coding sequences:
- the LOC125194594 gene encoding MAGE-like protein 2, with amino-acid sequence MHMPCCIPPCHIIPIICCYIWSIPPRPRRWLLAAPLAPPSPARHPPRYMPPGSPLASSPALPPSSPSAAPKGPLNHRPICSPWPVGSEMPDGRMKASLPGPVLVVVVHAR